A genomic window from Ciona intestinalis chromosome 8, KH, whole genome shotgun sequence includes:
- the LOC100101819 gene encoding transmembrane protein Vc16 precursor (The RefSeq protein has 2 substitutions compared to this genomic sequence), giving the protein MFVLVLLSFLLSSFNSANAACVNNFQCPLNAECRQGTCVAVGVVTTTLIPPEQNRGACTPNPCQNDCRCVPSCKHASGFYCTSPSGFLGKTCTIPAPSLSCSENTITISVSAQLVREYSRSTTGSYIYMGQGPTSLLQGGTAMSSACAVSSPVNGYYTISIPLPFTGCGTRVSGPTTGTVNTNSFTNEIWLNTNGVLFDVPIPIFRWTCSYTENYSIVTRLQPTVEPLRIVKGDTVMRQAVAELCKVQSACPGACPPLFSVKEGAAYTVSEMIHLTISLQTPTMTGQALYLYSLTLSCSSTPGSSDAVSLVTAGCSSNILSTTFGRNGQSGTVCVSFRVPRMMGCNMMYIHGSMKSAVPSTLSACPGADGVILRSASSVPDTDDVNNTDVRKRRSAVTTTTNDDDNTTAIVSVGPIFIFPGSPGTPQSELFPGAAVLPESDDSLPEGVPTSPLAKQSMIIVTTIVVVATLLLICIVLYVYVTRARNVHK; this is encoded by the exons ATGTTCGTTCTCGTTTTGTTAAG TTTCCTGCTTTCGAGCTTCAACTCGGCGAATGCTGCTTGCGTGAACAATTTCCAATGTCCGTTGAACGCTGAATGCAGGCAGGGCACTTGCGTTGCAGTTGGTGGCGTTACTACTACATTGATCCCACCAGAACAAAACCGAGGGGCATGCACGCCCAACCCTTGCCAGAATGATTGCAGATGTGTGCCATCGTGCAAACACGCGTCGGGTTTCTATTGCACGAGTCCTTCCGGCTTTCTCGGGAAGACTTGCACCATAC CCGCCCCGTCGTTATCCTGCAGTGAAAACACGATCACTATTTCTGTATCTGCGCAGTTAGTTCGCGAATATTCCATGTCTACAACCGGTAGCTACATTTACATGGGTCAAGGTCCTACTTCTTTACTGCAAGGTGGCACCGCAATGTCTAGTGCGTGTGCAG TATCCTCCCCTGTGAACGGCTACTATACGATTTCTATTCCGCTCCCGTTCACTGGGTGTGGTACCAGAGTCAGCGGGCCCACCACCGGAACTGTTAACACGAATAGCTTCACCAACGAAATCTGGTTGAACACGAACGGTGTTTTATTCGACGTCCCAATCCCCATCTTTCGATGGACTTGTTCCTACACCGAGAACTACTCCATCGTTACAAGACTGCAACCAAC AGTTGAACCACTACGCATCGTCAAAGGCGACACCGTAATGCGACAAGCGGTGGCCGAACTTTGCAAAGTTCAATCTGCGTGCCCTGGTGCGTGTCCACCATTGTTCAGTGTGAAGGAAGGAGCTGCTTACACGGTGTCGGAGATGATTCATCTCACTATATCGTTACAAACCCCGACGATG ACCGGCCAAGCTTTATACTTGTACAGCCTGACCCTTTCTTGCTCAAGCACCCCAGGTTCCTCTGATGCGGTTTCGTTGGTCACCGCGGGTTGTAGCAGCAACATATTGTCCACTACATTCGGTCGCAACGGTCAAAGCGGGACAGTGTGCGTATCATTCAGAGTTCCCAGGATGATGGGTTGTAACATGATGTACATTCACGGGTCGATGAAGTCTGCAGTTCCTAGCACACTTTCG GCTTGTCCAGGTGCAGACGGTGTTATCCTGCGCTCGGCTTCCTCGGTACCCGATACCGATGACGTCAATAACACTGACGTCAGAAAGCGACGATCAGCTGTTACTACAACCACAAACGATGACGACAACACGACTGCTATAGTGAGTGTTGGGCCCATCTTTATATTCCCGGGTTCGCCAGGTACCCCGCAGTCCGAGCTTTTCCCTGGAGCGGCAGTGTTGCCGGAATCTGACGAC
- the LOC100101819 gene encoding transmembrane protein Vc16 isoform X1, with protein sequence MFVLVLLSFLLSSFNSANAACVNNFQCPLNAECRQGTCVAVGGVTTTLIPPEQNRGACTPNPCQNDCRCVPSCKHASGFYCTSPSGFLGKTCTIPAPSLSCSENTITISVSAQLVREYSMSTTGSYIYMGQGPTSLLQGGTAMSSACAVSSPVNGYYTISIPLPFTGCGTRVSGPTTGTVNTNSFTNEIWLNTNGVLFDVPIPIFRWTCSYTENYSIVTRLQPTVEPLRIVKGDTVMRQAVAELCKVQSACPGACPPLFSVKEGAAYTVSEMIHLTISLQTPTMTGQALYLYSLTLSCSSTPGSSDAVSLVTAGCSSNILSTTFGRNGQSGTVCVSFRVPRMMGCNMMYIHGSMKSAVPSTLSACPGADGVILRSASSVPDTDDVNNTDVRKRRSAVTTTTNDDDNTTAIVSVGPIFIFPGSPGTPQSELFPGAAVLPESDDSLPEGVPTSPLAKQSVKSQS encoded by the exons ATGTTCGTTCTCGTTTTGTTAAG TTTCCTGCTTTCGAGCTTCAACTCGGCGAATGCTGCTTGCGTGAACAATTTCCAATGTCCGTTGAACGCTGAATGCAGGCAGGGCACTTGCGTTGCAGTTGGTGGCGTTACTACTACATTGATCCCACCAGAACAAAACCGAGGGGCATGCACGCCCAACCCTTGCCAGAATGATTGCAGATGTGTGCCATCGTGCAAACACGCGTCGGGTTTCTATTGCACGAGTCCTTCCGGCTTTCTCGGGAAGACTTGCACCATAC CCGCCCCGTCGTTATCCTGCAGTGAAAACACGATCACTATTTCTGTATCTGCGCAGTTAGTTCGCGAATATTCCATGTCTACAACCGGTAGCTACATTTACATGGGTCAAGGTCCTACTTCTTTACTGCAAGGTGGCACCGCAATGTCTAGTGCGTGTGCAG TATCCTCCCCTGTGAACGGCTACTATACGATTTCTATTCCGCTCCCGTTCACTGGGTGTGGTACCAGAGTCAGCGGGCCCACCACCGGAACTGTTAACACGAATAGCTTCACCAACGAAATCTGGTTGAACACGAACGGTGTTTTATTCGACGTCCCAATCCCCATCTTTCGATGGACTTGTTCCTACACCGAGAACTACTCCATCGTTACAAGACTGCAACCAAC AGTTGAACCACTACGCATCGTCAAAGGCGACACCGTAATGCGACAAGCGGTGGCCGAACTTTGCAAAGTTCAATCTGCGTGCCCTGGTGCGTGTCCACCATTGTTCAGTGTGAAGGAAGGAGCTGCTTACACGGTGTCGGAGATGATTCATCTCACTATATCGTTACAAACCCCGACGATG ACCGGCCAAGCTTTATACTTGTACAGCCTGACCCTTTCTTGCTCAAGCACCCCAGGTTCCTCTGATGCGGTTTCGTTGGTCACCGCGGGTTGTAGCAGCAACATATTGTCCACTACATTCGGTCGCAACGGTCAAAGCGGGACAGTGTGCGTATCATTCAGAGTTCCCAGGATGATGGGTTGTAACATGATGTACATTCACGGGTCGATGAAGTCTGCAGTTCCTAGCACACTTTCG GCTTGTCCAGGTGCAGACGGTGTTATCCTGCGCTCGGCTTCCTCGGTACCCGATACCGATGACGTCAATAACACTGACGTCAGAAAGCGACGATCAGCTGTTACTACAACCACAAACGATGACGACAACACGACTGCTATAGTGAGTGTTGGGCCCATCTTTATATTCCCGGGTTCGCCAGGTACCCCGCAGTCCGAGCTTTTCCCTGGAGCGGCAGTGTTGCCGGAATCTGACGAC